A region of the Anaerolineales bacterium genome:
GAAATGCTGCGGGTGCAACCTGACCGAAAAGAATAACCGGTAGAACCAGGCGAGGCCATCGTGCACGTCAGATGGTCTCCCTTAGTGAATGGCGGTAGCGAAAACAGTGTGATGTGCGCCTGAACGAGATGGAGGAATAAAGGTGCCGACAATCAATCAACTGGTACGCAAGAAGCGTAAACCGAAGCGTTCGAAGACCAAGGCTCCGGCGTTGCAGTATATTTTCAATTCCTACAAGCAACGCCGCCTTCGGCAGCCGAAGGGTGCTCCGCAGAAGCGGGGTGTTTGTACGCAGGTTCGAACCCAGACGCCGAAAAAGCCGAACTCGGCTTTACGCAAGGTGGCACGTGTGCGTTTGACGAACGGCATCGAGGTCACGGCCTACATTCCCGGGGAAGGACACTCGTTGCAGGAACACTCGGTCGTTCTGGTGCGAGGTGGTCGTGTGAAGGATCTGCCGGGTGTACGCTATCACATCGTTCGCGGCACGCTCGACACCACCGGCGTCGATGATCGACGCCAGGGCCGTTCGAAGTACGGCGGGAAAAAACCAAAGGAATCGTCGCTATAGTCATCGGTCGTCGGTTTATCGCGACTGGGATTTGAAGCTGGAGCAGGCAAATGCGAAGAACCAAGCCTGAAAAAAGAGAAATCAAGCCGGACGTGCGTTACGAGAATCAACTCCTGCAGGAGTTGATCAACCGAATCATGAAGAAAGGCAAGAAGAGCGTCGCCATGGGGATCGTTTACGACGCGATCGACATTGTCGGCGAACGAGCCAAACGCGATCCGGTGGAAGTCTTCGAGCAGGCAATCAAGAATACGGCGCCCGTTCTGGAGGTCAAACCCCGCCGGGTCGGTGGCGCGACGTATCAGGTGCCCGTCGAAGTACGACAGGATCGACGCACTTCGCTGGCGATTCGCTGGATTTTGGCCGCGGCGCGTGCGCGTCCGGGAAAAACGATGGCGGAAAAACTGGCGGCGGAATTGATAGACGCTGCCAACAGCACAGGCGCGGCGATTCGCAAACGTGAAGAAACACATCGTATGGCAGAGGCCAATCGGGCTTTTGCACATTATCGTTGGTAGATAGCTGGAAGGAGTTCGGCCATTCGGCTGATCGTGGTTTGTCATGACTCGTCAATATCCGATCGAGCGTTACCGAAATATCGGTATTATTGCCCACATCGACGCCGGTAAAACGACGACGACCGAGCGGGTATTGTTTTACACGGGCAAAACGCACCGGTTGGGCTCTGTAGACGATGGCACCACGGTCACCGACTGGATGGATCAAGAGCGTGAGCGCGGGATAACTATCGTCTCAGCGGCCGTCACCGCGATGTGGCGTGATTACATCATCAACATCATCGACACCCCCGGTCACATCGATTTCACCGCCGAAGTTCAACGTTCCTTGCGAG
Encoded here:
- the rpsL gene encoding 30S ribosomal protein S12 — protein: MPTINQLVRKKRKPKRSKTKAPALQYIFNSYKQRRLRQPKGAPQKRGVCTQVRTQTPKKPNSALRKVARVRLTNGIEVTAYIPGEGHSLQEHSVVLVRGGRVKDLPGVRYHIVRGTLDTTGVDDRRQGRSKYGGKKPKESSL
- the rpsG gene encoding 30S ribosomal protein S7, with protein sequence MRRTKPEKREIKPDVRYENQLLQELINRIMKKGKKSVAMGIVYDAIDIVGERAKRDPVEVFEQAIKNTAPVLEVKPRRVGGATYQVPVEVRQDRRTSLAIRWILAAARARPGKTMAEKLAAELIDAANSTGAAIRKREETHRMAEANRAFAHYRW